A window of Auraticoccus monumenti contains these coding sequences:
- a CDS encoding aldo/keto reductase: MRTTTLGGLEVSQIGLGVMGMSGFYTGAGRSETESIRTIHRALDLGVTLLDTAEVYGPYVNEELLGKALRGRRDGVVLATKFGMVSHTGRPGLDSTPANIRLAVEGSLRRLGTDVIDLYLQHRVDPSTPVEDTVGALADLVHEGKVRHIGLSEAGAETIRRAHLVHPVAAVQTEYSLWSRDPETDVLPVLRELGVGLVPYAPLGHGFLTGSIRSLDGLDASDWRRTNPRFTGGNLERNLHIVDEVHAVAAEVGATPAQVALAWLLGQGTGIVPIPGTTRVNRLEENVAAADVELSPAQLARLDALPSPAGERHAAPDMAAIDR, translated from the coding sequence ATGAGGACGACGACGTTGGGCGGGCTCGAGGTCTCGCAGATCGGGCTGGGCGTCATGGGCATGTCCGGGTTCTACACAGGAGCGGGTCGCTCCGAGACCGAGTCGATCCGGACCATCCACCGTGCGCTGGACCTCGGGGTCACGCTCCTGGACACCGCGGAGGTGTACGGGCCGTACGTGAACGAGGAGCTCCTTGGCAAGGCGCTGCGGGGCCGTCGGGACGGGGTGGTGCTGGCCACGAAGTTCGGGATGGTCTCCCACACCGGCCGACCGGGGTTGGACAGCACGCCGGCGAACATCCGCCTGGCCGTCGAGGGGTCGCTGCGCCGGCTCGGCACCGACGTGATCGACCTGTATCTCCAGCACCGCGTCGACCCGAGCACCCCTGTCGAGGACACGGTCGGCGCACTGGCTGATCTCGTCCACGAGGGCAAGGTGCGTCACATCGGCCTGTCCGAGGCCGGCGCGGAGACGATCCGGCGCGCACACCTCGTGCACCCGGTCGCCGCCGTGCAGACCGAGTACTCGCTCTGGAGCCGCGACCCGGAGACCGACGTCCTGCCGGTGCTGCGTGAGCTGGGCGTCGGCCTCGTGCCGTACGCCCCGCTCGGGCACGGGTTCCTCACCGGGAGCATCCGGTCCCTGGACGGCCTGGACGCCTCCGACTGGCGCCGCACCAACCCCCGGTTCACCGGGGGGAACCTGGAGCGCAACCTGCACATCGTGGACGAGGTCCACGCCGTCGCGGCCGAGGTCGGCGCCACCCCGGCCCAGGTCGCGCTCGCGTGGTTGCTGGGCCAGGGGACGGGCATCGTCCCCATCCCCGGGACGACGCGCGTGAACCGGCTGGAGGAGAACGTCGCCGCGGCCGACGTCGAGCTCAGCCCCGCCCAGCTCGCCCGGCTCGACGCGCTGCCCAGCCCCGCCGGGGAGCGGCACGCGGCTCCCGACATGGCCGCCATCGACCGCTGA
- a CDS encoding CPBP family intramembrane glutamic endopeptidase: MSDSTGSPALRVRPRVRLGVLAFLGYLAVFYAIWIVNGIDYARVGESEDTLLRWYVSPLAGGLVVILVVVSVLGWWRPSLRDRSRLPRSAWVLPVLMAVVAILNMVFGDHSRVTPTMWLFLVVGSLLVGFNEEVVARGQLLVALRSRFGETGVWFLSTLLFSLLHLPNVFFGIGSLAILQVVIQFGLGSVYYLARRCSGSLVPAMVLHGLWDFSTFSSDVPYAGLTAPFLGVAAVVVVVVLLRRDERRAAEQAPVVDGVQRT, translated from the coding sequence ATGAGCGACTCCACCGGTTCACCGGCCCTGCGCGTCCGCCCACGGGTCCGCCTGGGTGTCCTGGCCTTCCTGGGCTACCTCGCGGTGTTCTACGCGATCTGGATCGTCAACGGGATCGACTACGCCCGCGTCGGGGAGAGCGAGGACACGCTGCTGAGGTGGTACGTGTCGCCGCTGGCCGGCGGGCTCGTCGTCATCCTGGTCGTCGTCAGCGTGCTGGGGTGGTGGCGTCCTTCGCTCAGGGACCGGTCACGACTGCCGAGGTCGGCCTGGGTGCTCCCTGTGCTGATGGCGGTCGTCGCGATCCTCAACATGGTCTTCGGGGACCACTCACGGGTGACCCCGACGATGTGGTTGTTCCTGGTGGTCGGGAGCCTCCTCGTCGGCTTCAACGAGGAGGTGGTCGCGCGGGGCCAGCTCCTCGTCGCGCTGCGCAGCCGTTTCGGCGAGACCGGTGTCTGGTTCCTCTCCACCCTCCTGTTCTCCCTGCTGCACCTGCCCAACGTCTTCTTCGGGATCGGCTCGCTGGCGATCCTGCAGGTGGTCATCCAGTTCGGTCTGGGCTCGGTGTACTACCTCGCGCGGCGCTGCAGCGGGTCGCTGGTGCCGGCGATGGTCCTGCACGGGTTGTGGGACTTCTCCACCTTCTCCTCCGACGTGCCCTACGCCGGGCTGACGGCTCCGTTCCTCGGCGTCGCCGCGGTCGTCGTGGTCGTGGTCCTCCTCCGCCGGGACGAGCGCCGAGCCGCCGAGCAGGCACCGGTGGTCGACGGCGTCCAGCGCACGTGA
- a CDS encoding nuclear transport factor 2 family protein produces MTVPDPIDRLRDAISSHDPEAVAACFTSDYRSEVPQRPAEGFVGSDHVAQNWTAIFARMPDLEATVLRRAASGPETWSEWQMVGTGPDGAPATLCGPVIMTTRDGQIDWARFYLGPVVGPPDPAVGGSA; encoded by the coding sequence ATGACCGTGCCCGACCCGATCGACCGCCTGCGAGACGCCATCAGCTCCCACGACCCGGAAGCGGTCGCGGCCTGCTTCACGTCGGACTACCGGAGCGAGGTGCCCCAGCGCCCGGCCGAGGGCTTCGTGGGCTCGGACCACGTCGCCCAGAACTGGACGGCGATCTTCGCCCGCATGCCCGACCTCGAGGCGACGGTGCTCCGGCGGGCCGCCTCCGGCCCCGAGACCTGGTCGGAGTGGCAGATGGTCGGCACCGGTCCCGACGGAGCGCCCGCCACCCTGTGCGGCCCGGTCATCATGACCACCCGGGACGGCCAGATCGACTGGGCCAGGTTCTACCTGGGGCCCGTTGTCGGTCCTCCCGACCCGGCCGTCGGCGGATCCGCCTGA
- a CDS encoding TetR/AcrR family transcriptional regulator codes for MVTSERGRIGRPREFDVDEALDDAMQVFWEKGYEGASLAELTAAMGITKPSMYAAFGNKEQLFRRAVERYTAGPASYGYRALEEPTAQEVTHALLHGAARATTLTERPSGCMGVQSALVTGDAGSPARSMLVDWRNDVLTRLRERFRRAAAEGDLPPTLDPDRFATYVMTVAYGIAVQAATGLSGEDLHGVADSVVAAVAWADDDT; via the coding sequence ATGGTCACCAGCGAGCGAGGCCGCATCGGTCGACCCAGGGAGTTCGACGTCGACGAGGCGCTCGACGACGCCATGCAGGTGTTCTGGGAGAAGGGCTACGAGGGCGCCAGCCTCGCCGAGCTCACCGCCGCGATGGGCATCACGAAGCCCAGCATGTACGCCGCCTTCGGCAACAAGGAACAGCTCTTCCGGCGAGCGGTCGAGCGGTACACCGCAGGCCCTGCGTCCTACGGCTACCGGGCGCTGGAGGAACCCACGGCCCAGGAGGTCACCCACGCCCTCCTGCACGGAGCTGCTCGTGCCACCACGCTGACCGAGCGGCCCTCGGGGTGCATGGGTGTGCAGAGCGCCCTGGTCACGGGCGACGCCGGGTCACCGGCTCGCAGCATGCTGGTCGACTGGCGCAACGACGTCCTGACCAGGCTGCGGGAGCGCTTCCGTCGCGCGGCCGCCGAGGGTGACCTCCCGCCGACCCTGGACCCCGACCGGTTCGCCACCTACGTCATGACGGTGGCCTACGGCATCGCCGTGCAGGCCGCGACCGGCCTCAGCGGCGAGGACCTGCACGGCGTGGCGGACAGCGTCGTCGCCGCCGTCGCCTGGGCCGACGACGACACCTGA